Below is a genomic region from Actinomadura sp. NAK00032.
GCGCCGTCAGCTCCTGGACGGTCGTCATGACGATGAACTCCGGCCAGACGGTCGCCGCCCTGTGGAACGGCACCCCGACGACGAGCGGCAACGTCGTGACCGTCAAGCCGGTGGGCTGGAACTCCGCCCTCGCGGCGGGCGCGTCCGCGTCGTTCGGCTTCACCGCGAGCGCGCCGGGCGGGAACGTCGCGAACCCGTCCATCACCTGCAGCGCCCCCTGACATCCCCTCGACTCCCGGCACGGCGGCAGCTCCCATGCCGCCGTGCCGGCCCGTTTCCGGACAAGGCTCTTACCCGGGAACCTCTGACGCTCGGGACATACATCCACTATCACGGGTAGGTCCGGGAAAGCGGCGAGGCGGAAAGCGGGGGTGCGCGTTTTGGCACTGAGAATCGAGGACTACGGGCTGCTGGGCGACACCCAGACGGCGGCGCTGGTCGGCAAGGACGGGTCGATCGACTGGCTGTGCCTGCCCCGGTTCGACTCCCCGGCGTGCTTCGCCGCCCTGCTGGGCGACGAGCGGGCCGGGTTCTGGCGGCTCGCGCCCGCGTCCGGCGGCCTGTGCACGCGGCGCCGCTACCGGGACGACACGCTGATCCTGGAGAGCGAGTGGGACACCCCGGAGGGCACCGTCCGGGTCATCGACTTCATGCCGCCGCGCGGCGAGGCCGCCGACATCGTCCGGATCGTGGAGGGCGTGAGCGGGCGGGTCCCGATGCGGGCGGAGCTGCGGCTGCGCTTCGACTACGGGCGGATCGTCCCGTGGGTGCGGCACCGCGAGGGCGAGCGCAACGCGATCGCGGGCCCGGACGCGGCGTGGCTGAACACGCCCGTCCCGATGGAGGGGCGCAACCTCGCCACCTACGCCGACTTCGCGGTGTCGGCGGGCGAGCGGGTGCCGTTCGTGCTGACCTACAAGCCGTCGCACCTGCCGCGCCCGAAGGCGGTCGAGGCCGAGCGGGCGCTCACCGACACCGAGCTGTTCTGGTCGGACTGGATGGGCGAGTACTCCTACGAGGGGCGCTGGGACGCGGCGGTCCGCCGCTCGCTGATCACGCTGAAGGCGCTCACCTACGCGCCGACCGGCGGCATCGTCGCCGCGGCGACCACGTCCCTGCCGGAGCAGCTCGGCGGGCCGCGCAACTGGGACTACCGGTTCTGCTGGCTGCGCGACGCGACGTTCACGCTGCAGGCGCTGCTCGGCACCGGGTTCGTCGCGGAGGCCAAGGCGTGGCGGGAGTGGCTGCTGCGCGCGGTCGCCGGCGACCCCGCCGACCTGCAGATCATGTACGGCATCGACGGGACGCGGCGGCTCACCGAGTTCGAGCTGGACTGGCTGCCGGGCTACGAGGGGTCGACGCCGGTCCGGGTCGGCAACGCGGCGTCCGACCAGTTCCAGCTCGACACGTGGGGCGAGGTGCTGGAGGGTCTGCACCTCGCGCGGACCACCCGCATCGAGACGGACGAGAACGCCTGGGACATGCAGCTCGCCCTGATGGACTTCCTCGAAGGGCACTGGAGCGACCCCGACAACAGCCTGTGGGAGGTGCGCGGGGAGCGGCGCCACTTCGTCCACTCCAAGGTGCTCGCGTGGGCCGGCGTCGACCGCATGGTGCAGGGCGTCGAGCGGTACGGCCTGGAAGGCCCGGTCGACAAGTGGAAGGCGCTGCGCGAGGAGATCCACGCCGACGTGTGCGCCAACGGCTTCGACGCCGACCGGGGCACGTTCACCCAGTTCTACGGCTCGCACGGGCTCGACGCGGCGCTGCTGCTGATCCCGCAGGTCGGGTTCCTGCCGTGGGACGACCCGCGGGTGATCGGCACGGTCGACGGGGTCCAGCGCGAGCTGTACCGGGACGGGTTCGTGCTCCGCTACGACACGGCCGCCGACGGCGGCGGCGTGGACGGGCTGCCCGGCGACGAGGGCGCGTTCCTGGCGTGCACGTTCTGGCTGGCGGACGCGCTGCACGGCATCGGCCGCACCGGGCAGGCGACGGACCTGTTCGAGCGGCTGCTCGGCCTGCGCAACGACCTCGGGCTGCTGAGCGAGGAGTACGACACCCGCGCGGGGCGGCAGATCGGCAACACCCCGCAGGCGTACTCGCACGTCGGGCTCGTCAACACGGCGCGGCGGCTGAGCGGCGCCGACGGGCGCCGGTCCTGATCCTGGAAC
It encodes:
- a CDS encoding glycoside hydrolase family 15 protein gives rise to the protein MALRIEDYGLLGDTQTAALVGKDGSIDWLCLPRFDSPACFAALLGDERAGFWRLAPASGGLCTRRRYRDDTLILESEWDTPEGTVRVIDFMPPRGEAADIVRIVEGVSGRVPMRAELRLRFDYGRIVPWVRHREGERNAIAGPDAAWLNTPVPMEGRNLATYADFAVSAGERVPFVLTYKPSHLPRPKAVEAERALTDTELFWSDWMGEYSYEGRWDAAVRRSLITLKALTYAPTGGIVAAATTSLPEQLGGPRNWDYRFCWLRDATFTLQALLGTGFVAEAKAWREWLLRAVAGDPADLQIMYGIDGTRRLTEFELDWLPGYEGSTPVRVGNAASDQFQLDTWGEVLEGLHLARTTRIETDENAWDMQLALMDFLEGHWSDPDNSLWEVRGERRHFVHSKVLAWAGVDRMVQGVERYGLEGPVDKWKALREEIHADVCANGFDADRGTFTQFYGSHGLDAALLLIPQVGFLPWDDPRVIGTVDGVQRELYRDGFVLRYDTAADGGGVDGLPGDEGAFLACTFWLADALHGIGRTGQATDLFERLLGLRNDLGLLSEEYDTRAGRQIGNTPQAYSHVGLVNTARRLSGADGRRS